In a single window of the Burkholderia pyrrocinia genome:
- a CDS encoding cupin domain-containing protein — MIDVSSITDALTPSGEPTQYRVLPEKLISGDPLQTLTPGFASPCGRFSTGIWESTPGCWHVAYTEAEYCEILEGTSVITDLEGNRKTLRAGHRFVIPPGFRGTWEVVERTRKIFVAYDEQPPE; from the coding sequence ATGATCGACGTTTCTTCCATTACCGACGCGCTCACCCCGAGCGGCGAACCGACGCAGTACCGCGTGTTGCCCGAGAAGCTGATTTCAGGCGATCCGCTGCAAACGCTCACGCCCGGCTTCGCGAGCCCGTGCGGCCGTTTCTCGACCGGCATCTGGGAAAGCACGCCCGGATGCTGGCACGTCGCGTACACCGAAGCGGAATACTGCGAGATCCTGGAAGGCACGTCCGTGATCACCGACCTGGAAGGAAACAGGAAGACCCTGCGTGCCGGTCATCGTTTCGTGATTCCGCCGGGTTTTCGCGGCACGTGGGAAGTCGTCGAGCGCACGCGCAAGATCTTCGTCGCGTACGACGAGCAACCGCCCGAGTAA
- the ampC gene encoding class C beta-lactamase: protein MRFNATRFAATLFVAACATATAGRAAAVTQDDIHDTVTRHVAPLMKQFAIPGMAIGVVADGKPYVFDYGVMSTQTGKPVTGDTLFEIGSVSKTLTATLASDAQEGGELSLADPAAKYLPALQGKPFGGVTLLELGTHTPGGMPLQVPDSIRDDAGLIRYLDAWQPAYAPGTRRTYSNVAIGMLGWLTAKAMNRDFSVLMEQRLFPALGMTHTYINVPDARTADYAQGYTQDGKPIRMTGGMLWQQAYGVRTTAADLLRFVQANMGLVDTAPRLQRAIERTHTGYFRAGPMTQDLIWEQYPYPVALPTLLEGNAPKMLFNATPASAIKPPLAPNPDTWINKTGSTNGFSTYVAFVPAKRIAIVMLANRNFPIEDRVKAAYGILESLGGGR, encoded by the coding sequence ATGCGATTCAACGCGACACGCTTCGCCGCGACCCTGTTCGTCGCCGCGTGCGCCACCGCCACGGCCGGCCGCGCGGCCGCCGTCACGCAGGACGACATCCACGACACGGTGACCCGCCACGTCGCGCCGCTGATGAAGCAGTTCGCCATTCCCGGCATGGCGATCGGCGTCGTCGCCGACGGCAAGCCCTACGTGTTCGACTACGGCGTGATGTCGACGCAAACCGGCAAGCCCGTCACCGGCGACACGCTGTTCGAAATCGGCTCCGTCAGCAAGACGCTGACCGCGACGCTCGCGTCCGACGCGCAGGAGGGCGGCGAGCTGTCGCTCGCGGATCCTGCGGCCAAGTACCTGCCCGCGTTGCAGGGCAAGCCGTTCGGCGGCGTGACGCTGCTCGAGCTCGGTACGCACACGCCTGGCGGCATGCCGCTGCAGGTGCCGGACAGCATCCGCGACGACGCGGGCCTGATCCGTTATCTCGACGCGTGGCAGCCCGCGTATGCGCCGGGCACGCGCCGCACGTATTCGAACGTCGCGATCGGGATGCTCGGGTGGCTCACCGCGAAAGCGATGAACCGCGACTTCTCGGTGCTGATGGAGCAGCGGCTCTTTCCCGCGCTCGGGATGACGCACACCTATATCAACGTGCCCGACGCGCGCACGGCCGACTATGCGCAGGGCTATACGCAGGACGGCAAGCCGATCCGGATGACGGGCGGCATGCTGTGGCAGCAGGCGTACGGCGTCCGGACCACGGCGGCCGACCTGCTGCGTTTCGTGCAGGCGAACATGGGGCTGGTCGACACGGCGCCGCGGCTGCAGCGCGCGATCGAGCGCACGCACACCGGCTATTTCCGCGCAGGGCCGATGACGCAGGACCTGATCTGGGAGCAGTATCCGTATCCGGTCGCACTGCCGACGCTGCTCGAAGGCAACGCGCCGAAGATGCTGTTCAATGCGACGCCGGCCAGCGCGATCAAGCCGCCGCTCGCGCCGAACCCGGACACATGGATCAACAAGACGGGCTCGACCAACGGCTTCAGCACGTATGTCGCGTTCGTTCCCGCGAAGCGGATCGCGATCGTGATGCTCGCGAACCGCAACTTCCCGATCGAGGACCGCGTGAAGGCCGCTTACGGGATTCTCGAGTCGCTCGGCGGCGGGCGGTAA
- a CDS encoding DUF1266 domain-containing protein, translating to MLKLLIGAAVLWLVWYVWRSLRIAARMVREVDADQAAGADRAVPVRQTTAVSLARTLADQAPPNRRRWALALADILLIRNGLRCDCDDLVYSLPDTQREQLARQLRRELDLPADLPEWQIVQRVPPILAGWIRGVGRSHEGFYERLAAVGRVRDALAFDCARTAFLVRCIALLGWASEQQAWVVLLLNAQRAQDSFDSWEDFGLAYARARQHWLRGSGQDGPASSRATQEVREHLRNPSGNWLSLPWKRYRIFDPQPVSS from the coding sequence ATGCTGAAGCTGCTGATCGGTGCGGCCGTACTGTGGCTCGTGTGGTACGTGTGGCGTTCGTTGCGGATCGCCGCGCGGATGGTGCGCGAAGTCGACGCCGACCAGGCCGCGGGCGCCGACCGCGCGGTGCCGGTCCGGCAGACCACCGCGGTTTCGCTCGCACGCACGCTCGCCGACCAGGCGCCGCCGAATCGCCGCCGCTGGGCGCTCGCGCTCGCCGACATCCTGCTGATCCGCAACGGGCTGCGCTGCGATTGCGACGACCTCGTGTACTCGCTGCCCGACACGCAACGCGAACAGCTCGCCCGCCAGTTGCGGCGCGAACTCGACCTGCCGGCCGACCTGCCCGAGTGGCAGATCGTGCAGCGCGTGCCGCCGATCCTCGCGGGCTGGATTCGCGGTGTCGGCCGCTCGCACGAAGGCTTCTACGAACGGCTTGCTGCCGTCGGCCGCGTGCGCGACGCGCTCGCGTTCGATTGCGCGCGCACCGCGTTTCTCGTGCGCTGCATCGCGCTGCTCGGCTGGGCGTCCGAACAACAGGCGTGGGTCGTGCTGCTGCTCAATGCGCAGCGCGCGCAGGACAGTTTCGACAGCTGGGAAGACTTCGGGCTCGCGTATGCACGGGCGCGCCAGCACTGGCTGCGCGGCAGCGGCCAGGACGGCCCCGCGTCGTCGCGCGCCACGCAGGAAGTGCGCGAGCACCTGCGCAATCCGTCCGGAAACTGGCTTTCGCTACCGTGGAAGCGCTACCGCATCTTCGATCCCCAACCCGTTTCGTCATGA
- a CDS encoding DUF4034 domain-containing protein, whose amino-acid sequence MSSAPADLIPPAKSRWLICDVDALLRAGDFAALDTQLDAALAASFADRTAEARYVDALPADVQPCIDAGAEGLARLRAWQAANPHSAHAWLCEAHYWHHWAYEYRGSGWAETVTESGWICAHACATMTIVAALRALVLAPTMWSAPKVIFTSVSSFDEPEWLTQLVQQRRWPVTELHLNVGAHDEGTRAELQGMLARSGLNPEVPVACPADFPEALPGPVHGKKLRKGKWYWMEATLHIHPHQFFSMRTFIWYMQPRWGGSHDHVRAFVDSDACAHLDAVEKDRLRHEIWRDDYFGKTLDSDDDDDDARRAMAATLARAKAALHPYHRWETLHWLAHSHFMRSEYEQAYARLQEAERDQPIDDNHAMAMGVRLALDLDPQGAWLTGAIERASDARACTSAMILRGYAHRTGTFGFAQDDARGDAWLEAARVNEPGSLAWNQLASAMRDEGRRPADAVALCQLGYEAGGDSCDYLLGCFYEDGMHVTQDLYRAAHYFRESVGDGGNMAAYKLGFAYYHIAGASKDEAERSRMQVEAVEAARMAHEMGHTEGLETMLMFIADVDDLPSRHRYVDELRRHAEGGHPAAMAALSSILADSRDKSLYNYRESVRWIMGAQAIAPDDEYVRNITRLRHEDGMLGKLLYKLHRKQIKAHEIPGSDNAMV is encoded by the coding sequence ATGTCCTCCGCTCCCGCCGACCTGATTCCGCCCGCGAAATCCCGATGGCTCATCTGCGACGTCGACGCGCTGCTGCGCGCGGGCGATTTCGCCGCGCTCGACACGCAACTCGACGCCGCGCTCGCCGCCAGCTTCGCCGACCGCACGGCCGAGGCGCGCTACGTCGACGCGCTGCCGGCCGACGTGCAGCCGTGCATCGACGCCGGCGCCGAAGGCCTCGCACGCCTGCGCGCATGGCAGGCCGCGAACCCGCACTCCGCGCACGCGTGGCTGTGCGAAGCGCATTACTGGCACCACTGGGCATACGAGTACCGCGGCTCCGGCTGGGCCGAGACGGTGACCGAATCCGGCTGGATCTGCGCGCATGCGTGCGCCACGATGACGATCGTCGCCGCGCTGCGCGCGCTGGTGCTCGCGCCGACGATGTGGAGCGCGCCGAAGGTGATCTTCACGAGCGTGTCGTCGTTCGACGAGCCCGAGTGGCTCACGCAGCTCGTGCAACAACGCCGCTGGCCCGTGACCGAGCTGCACCTGAACGTCGGCGCCCACGACGAGGGCACGCGCGCCGAACTGCAGGGCATGCTCGCGCGTTCGGGGCTGAATCCCGAGGTGCCCGTCGCGTGCCCGGCGGATTTTCCGGAAGCACTGCCCGGCCCGGTCCACGGCAAGAAGCTGCGCAAGGGCAAGTGGTACTGGATGGAAGCGACGCTGCATATCCACCCGCATCAGTTTTTCTCGATGCGCACGTTCATCTGGTACATGCAGCCGCGCTGGGGCGGCTCGCACGACCACGTCCGCGCATTCGTCGATTCCGACGCGTGCGCGCACCTCGACGCGGTCGAGAAGGACCGGCTGCGCCACGAAATCTGGCGCGACGACTATTTCGGCAAGACGCTCGATTCGGATGACGACGACGACGATGCGCGCCGCGCGATGGCCGCGACGCTCGCGCGGGCGAAGGCCGCGCTGCATCCGTATCACCGCTGGGAAACGCTGCACTGGCTCGCGCACAGTCATTTCATGCGCAGCGAATACGAGCAGGCTTACGCGCGCCTGCAGGAAGCCGAGCGCGACCAGCCGATCGACGACAACCACGCGATGGCAATGGGCGTACGGCTCGCGCTCGACCTCGATCCGCAGGGCGCCTGGCTGACCGGTGCGATCGAGCGCGCATCGGATGCGCGCGCATGCACGTCGGCGATGATCCTGCGCGGCTACGCCCATCGCACCGGCACGTTCGGCTTCGCACAGGACGATGCACGCGGCGATGCGTGGCTCGAAGCCGCGCGCGTGAACGAGCCGGGCTCGCTCGCATGGAACCAGCTCGCGTCCGCGATGCGCGACGAAGGCCGTCGGCCCGCCGACGCCGTCGCGCTGTGCCAGCTCGGCTATGAAGCGGGCGGCGATTCGTGCGACTACCTGCTCGGCTGCTTCTACGAAGACGGCATGCACGTCACGCAGGATCTGTACCGCGCCGCCCATTACTTCCGCGAGTCGGTCGGCGACGGCGGCAACATGGCCGCCTACAAGCTCGGGTTTGCGTACTATCACATCGCAGGCGCCAGCAAGGACGAAGCCGAACGCTCGCGCATGCAGGTCGAGGCCGTCGAGGCCGCGCGCATGGCGCACGAGATGGGGCATACCGAGGGCCTCGAGACGATGCTGATGTTCATCGCCGACGTCGACGATCTCCCGTCGCGCCATCGTTACGTCGACGAACTGCGCCGCCATGCGGAAGGCGGCCATCCGGCGGCGATGGCCGCGCTGTCGTCGATCCTGGCCGACAGCCGCGACAAGTCGCTCTACAACTATCGCGAAAGCGTGCGCTGGATCATGGGCGCACAGGCGATCGCGCCGGACGACGAATACGTGCGCAACATCACGCGCCTGCGCCACGAGGACGGCATGCTCGGCAAGCTGCTGTACAAGCTGCACCGCAAGCAGATCAAGGCGCACGAGATTCCCGGCAGCGACAACGCGATGGTCTGA
- a CDS encoding alpha/beta fold hydrolase has translation MNAELDDDELVRFDAHGGTPLPAADTEGWLEHDGARIWHASFGDGPPVVLLHGGLGHGGNWGNQVPALLAAGYRAILVDSRGHGRSTRDDQPYSYERMASDVLAVLDALHVDRARFVGWSDGACIALVLAARAPERVAGVFFFACNMDPGGTKEMVPSPLIDRCFARHRKDYAQLSATPDQFDAFVAAVSEMMRTQPDYSAQDLAAIAVPVTIVQGEHDEFIRPEHAAYLVRTIPGATLTILPGVSHFAPLQRPARFNAAMLAFLDRLPG, from the coding sequence ATGAATGCGGAACTCGACGACGACGAACTCGTCCGCTTCGATGCGCACGGCGGCACGCCGCTGCCGGCGGCCGATACCGAAGGATGGCTGGAGCACGACGGTGCGCGCATCTGGCACGCGTCGTTCGGCGACGGCCCGCCGGTGGTGCTGCTGCACGGCGGCCTCGGCCACGGCGGCAACTGGGGCAACCAGGTGCCGGCGCTGCTCGCGGCCGGCTACCGCGCGATCCTGGTCGACAGCCGCGGCCACGGCCGCAGCACGCGCGACGACCAACCGTATTCCTACGAACGCATGGCGTCGGACGTGCTCGCGGTCCTGGATGCGCTGCACGTCGACCGCGCACGCTTCGTCGGCTGGAGCGACGGCGCGTGCATCGCGCTCGTGCTGGCGGCCCGCGCGCCGGAGCGCGTGGCCGGCGTGTTCTTCTTCGCGTGCAACATGGACCCGGGCGGCACGAAGGAGATGGTGCCGAGCCCGCTGATCGACCGCTGCTTCGCGCGGCACCGGAAGGACTACGCGCAACTGTCCGCGACGCCGGACCAGTTCGACGCATTCGTCGCGGCCGTCAGCGAAATGATGCGCACGCAACCGGATTACAGCGCGCAGGATCTCGCGGCGATCGCCGTGCCGGTGACGATCGTGCAGGGCGAGCACGACGAATTCATCCGGCCCGAGCATGCGGCATATCTGGTGCGCACGATTCCCGGTGCGACGCTGACGATCCTGCCCGGCGTGAGCCATTTCGCGCCGCTGCAGCGGCCCGCGCGATTCAACGCGGCGATGCTGGCGTTCCTCGACCGGCTGCCGGGCTGA